The Octadecabacter arcticus 238 genome contains a region encoding:
- a CDS encoding TrkH family potassium uptake protein, whose translation MSNLSQRPFFVLLMGIGALAMVVPAIHALSIENHAVARSFFYSALLFLLLTLFIGLATANYKSTLARGYLVSLLAAFLVLPLMLAVPMYEAVPRMSFLEAWFESVSSITTTGATLYDSPRELPRSVHLWRALMGWLGGLLIWVSAISILAPLNIGGFEVRATRGGSASEKTFEQIGRVTDPSERLVRYGSKLIPLYVALTGLLWLSLTVSGEVTFVALCHAMSVMATSGISPVGGLIYSPAGFLGEFIIVLFFVFALSRVAFSRGVSGQEVSPLYKDNEFRLALTLIGVLVAVLFLRHGVVAFEDGTNNDLGNAARALWGAFFTITSFLTTTGFESADWTATRNWSGLGTPGLMLVGLSLIGGGVATTAGGIKLLRVYALWKHGQREVERLVHPSSVGGAGAVARQIRRQGAQIAWIFFMLFTISIAAVMVLLALTGVQFETAMVLSVAALSTTGPLAAIAAESPISYAGIPDSAKIILAFAMVLGRLEALAIIALLNPEFWRR comes from the coding sequence ATGTCTAACCTATCGCAACGCCCGTTCTTTGTTTTGCTTATGGGTATCGGCGCGCTGGCGATGGTCGTGCCGGCAATCCATGCCTTGTCGATTGAAAATCACGCAGTGGCGCGTTCGTTTTTCTATTCTGCGCTGCTGTTCTTGCTCCTGACGCTGTTCATCGGGCTTGCCACCGCCAACTACAAAAGCACCCTTGCGCGCGGCTATTTGGTGTCGCTTCTGGCGGCATTTTTGGTGCTGCCCCTTATGCTTGCTGTGCCCATGTATGAAGCCGTCCCACGGATGAGCTTTCTTGAAGCATGGTTCGAATCCGTGTCGTCAATCACCACAACTGGCGCGACACTTTATGACAGCCCGCGGGAATTGCCGCGTTCTGTACATTTGTGGCGGGCCTTGATGGGTTGGCTGGGTGGCTTGCTGATCTGGGTCTCCGCGATTTCAATTCTCGCACCGCTTAATATCGGTGGATTTGAGGTCCGTGCAACACGCGGCGGGTCAGCAAGCGAAAAGACCTTCGAGCAAATTGGCCGCGTCACGGACCCATCGGAACGCTTGGTGCGCTATGGCTCAAAACTCATTCCACTTTACGTCGCATTGACGGGCCTGTTGTGGCTCAGCCTCACGGTGTCGGGCGAGGTGACGTTTGTGGCGCTGTGCCATGCGATGTCGGTGATGGCGACATCTGGAATCTCACCTGTGGGCGGGTTGATCTATTCGCCTGCGGGTTTCTTGGGCGAATTCATCATTGTGCTCTTTTTCGTGTTCGCCCTGTCGCGCGTTGCTTTTTCGCGTGGTGTGTCGGGCCAAGAGGTCAGCCCGCTTTACAAAGACAATGAATTCCGGCTCGCATTGACTTTGATCGGGGTCCTGGTCGCCGTTTTATTCCTGCGCCATGGTGTGGTCGCGTTTGAAGACGGGACAAACAACGATCTGGGCAATGCTGCGCGTGCGCTTTGGGGCGCGTTTTTTACTATCACCAGTTTTTTGACAACCACAGGGTTTGAATCAGCTGATTGGACAGCGACGCGCAATTGGTCGGGGCTTGGCACGCCTGGTCTGATGTTGGTCGGTCTGTCCCTAATCGGCGGCGGTGTGGCGACAACGGCGGGCGGCATCAAGTTGCTGCGGGTCTATGCGCTTTGGAAGCATGGCCAGCGCGAAGTTGAACGCCTTGTACATCCGTCGTCTGTGGGCGGGGCGGGGGCAGTGGCGCGCCAAATTAGACGTCAAGGCGCGCAAATCGCGTGGATTTTCTTTATGTTATTCACGATTTCGATTGCCGCAGTGATGGTCTTACTCGCCCTAACCGGCGTGCAGTTTGAAACGGCGATGGTGCTTTCGGTCGCCGCTTTGTCTACGACCGGACCATTGGCTGCAATCGCCGCTGAATCGCCGATTTCCTATGCGGGCATACCCGACAGTGCAAAAATCATTCTCGCCTTCGCGATGGTTCTTGGCCGACTTGAAGCCTTGGCGATTATCGCGCTTTTAAACCCCGAATTCTGGCGCCGATAA